CGGACGGCTGGAAAAACTTCTCCTGGTCTGAGACAAAGACAGGTTATTACCTCGGGGCGCTGGCAATATTCATCCTGGTCTACGGCATCGTGCGCTGGATAGAGAAAAACCGCATGGGCTACTATCTGCTCGCCGTGCGCGAAGGGCAGGAGACGGCGGAATCCCTCGGTGTCAACAGTACCTTCGTCAAGCTCGGCGCGATGGCCCTCTCCGCGGCGCTGGCGGCCCTCTGCGGCGCCTTCTTCGCCCAGTATAACTACCGCGTCGATCCCCCGATGGTAATGTCGCTCGATATGTCGATGAAATTTGTCCTGATAACGATACTCGGCGGCATCGGCACCTTCTGGGGGCCGTTCCTCGGAGCCCTGGTCCTCATACCCTTGCAGGAGTACACGCGGGCCTATCTCTCGCACCTCGGCGCGGGCATCGACCTGATCATCTTCGGCGTCATAATCATCATCGTTATGATAAAAGAGCCGCGCGGCATCATGGGGCTGCTCTCATATTTCACGAAGAATCACGCCGGCGGCAAGAGAGAGGAGGCAAAGTTCTGATGGCCCTGCTTGAAGTTAGAGAGATCACCATGAAA
The window above is part of the Cloacibacillus evryensis DSM 19522 genome. Proteins encoded here:
- a CDS encoding branched-chain amino acid ABC transporter permease — protein: MRLNKRDKLWYGFIAAALILPCIPGVIGGASFFGHVATMVLLYASMAQSWNIISGYGGQVSFGHSVFFGIGAYGAGLAVVTFGSLPWYGAPLGMLAAAAVSILISYPCFRLKGHYFAIATFAIVEIFNRLFMIWDAVGGALGLDYPILPDGWKNFSWSETKTGYYLGALAIFILVYGIVRWIEKNRMGYYLLAVREGQETAESLGVNSTFVKLGAMALSAALAALCGAFFAQYNYRVDPPMVMSLDMSMKFVLITILGGIGTFWGPFLGALVLIPLQEYTRAYLSHLGAGIDLIIFGVIIIIVMIKEPRGIMGLLSYFTKNHAGGKREEAKF